The DNA sequence GTTCTGTCGCGGGATGGTTGTTGCTTACGTGCAACCCGTTGATTGGCCGTTCTCCGCAACCCTCAGGAGGGCGGCTGGCCAGGAGACAACCTCTTACAAAGTGTGGAGGAGCAGCCGGTTCCGCTTTCACAAGAAGCAGGGAAACCGTGAATCCAGGCAACCGGGCGTGGTCCCGGCTCATTCACTCGTATGAAGAGGGTAGAAAATCGTGGAGTTATTGTCTGGTGCCGATATGCTCATTCGCTCCCTGCAGGATGAAGGGATCGAATACATCTACGGCTATCCGGGTGGTGCAGCCCTTCATATTTATGATGCGCTGTTCAGGCAGGACAAAGTCAAACACATTCTGGTAAGGCACGAGCAGGCGGCGGTCCACATGGCCGACGGTTATGCGCGCGCGACCGGAAAGCCGGGCACTGTACTGGTGACCTCGGGTCCTGGAGCCACCAACACTATTACCGGCATTGCCACCGCATTCATGGACTCCATCCCCATGGTGGTTCTGTGCGGTCAGGTTGCCTCCACCCTGATTGGTGAGGACGCGTTCCAGGAAACCGACATGATCGGTGTCTCTCGCCCAGTCGTGAAGCACAACCTCAGTGTGCGTCACCCGGAAGAAATTCCCGAGGTGATCCGCAAGGCCTACTACATCGCCGCAACCGGTCGCCCCGGTCCTGTCGTGGTCGATATCCCCAAGGATATGACGACGCCGAACGAGCGGTATGAGTATTCCTACCCGAAGAAGGTCAAGCTGCGTTCGTACAACCCCGCGATTCGAGGTCATGCCGGTCAGATCAAGAAAGCGGTAGACATGATGCTGGCGGCGCGCCGCCCGATCATCTACGCCGGTGGGGGGGTGATTCTTGGCAAGGCGTCGGATCAACTGACAGAACTGGTCCGTACCCTCGGCTACCCGATTACCAATACCCTGATGGGCATCGGCTGCTATCCAGCCAGTGACAAACAGCATCTGGGCTGGCTCGGGATGCACGGCACCTACGAAGCCAATATGGCGATGCACCATTCGGACCTGATTCTCTGCGTTGGTGCGCGTTTTGATGACCGCGTAACCAACGCCACCGAGAAGTTCTGTCCCGGCGCCCGCATTATCCACATCGATATCGATCCGGCGTCCATTTCCAAGACCATCGACGCAGACGTTCCCATCGTTGGGCCGGTGGACGCGGTGTTGAAGGAAATGTTGTCTCTGGTGAAGGAAAGCAAGGAAAAGCCGGATGCGGATGCGTTGGGTTCCTGGTGGAAGCAGATCGAGGAATGGCGTGCTTTCCATGGCATGCGTTACGAGACCAGTGACGACGTCATCAAGCCGCAGGAAGTGATCGAAATGTTGTGCCGGCTCACCAACGGTGAAGCCTTTGTGACCTCCGATGTCGGCCAGCACCAGATGTTTGCGGCCCAGTACTACAAGTTCGACAAACCCAATCGCTGGATCAACTCCGGTGGTCTGGGCACCATGGGCTTCGGCTTGCCAGCCGCCATGGGCGTCAAGCTGACGCACCCGAACGACGAAGTGCTGTGTATCACAGGCGAAGGCAGTATCCAGATGAACATTCAGGAGCTGTCGACCTGCAAGCAGTACAATCTGCCGGTGAAAATCATCAACCTGAACAACCAGGCACTTGGCATGGTCAAGCAGTGGCAGGACATGAACTATGAGTCCCGTCATTCCCAGTCCTACATGGAGTCTTTGCCGGATTTCATAAAACTGGCAGAGGCTTATGGCCATAAGGGCGTCCTGATCGACAAGAAAGCCGATCTGGAAGCCAAGCTAAAAGAAGTGCTGGCCATGAAGGACGAGTTGGTGTTCGTGGATATCTACGTTGATCGTTTCGAGCACGTCTATCCGATGCAAGTTGCCCGTGGCTCCATGAAGGACATGTGGCTCAGCAAAACGGAGAGGGTGTGATCATGCGTCGAATCATTTCTGTTTTGTTGGAAAACGAACCCGGCGCACTGTCGCGTGTTGTGGGCCTGTTCTCCCAGCGCAACTACAACATCGAAACGCTTACCGTGGCGCCGACGGAAGACGAGACCCTGTCCCGTCTGACCGTAACCACCACGGGATCCGACAAGGTCATCGAACAGATCACCAAGCAGCTGAATAAGCTGATTGAGGTGGTCAAGCTGGTGGATTTGACAGAAGGGTCCCACATTGAGCGGGAGTTGATGCTGGTGAAGCTCAAGGCCACCGGCTCACAGCGCGCCGAAATCAAACGCACCGTGGATATATTCCGTGGCCA is a window from the Marinobacter arenosus genome containing:
- the ilvN gene encoding acetolactate synthase small subunit → MRRIISVLLENEPGALSRVVGLFSQRNYNIETLTVAPTEDETLSRLTVTTTGSDKVIEQITKQLNKLIEVVKLVDLTEGSHIERELMLVKLKATGSQRAEIKRTVDIFRGQIVDVTSSVYTVQLAGDSEKLDGFIQAVGTSGVLEVVRTGVSGIARGEKVLSL
- a CDS encoding acetolactate synthase 3 large subunit — its product is MELLSGADMLIRSLQDEGIEYIYGYPGGAALHIYDALFRQDKVKHILVRHEQAAVHMADGYARATGKPGTVLVTSGPGATNTITGIATAFMDSIPMVVLCGQVASTLIGEDAFQETDMIGVSRPVVKHNLSVRHPEEIPEVIRKAYYIAATGRPGPVVVDIPKDMTTPNERYEYSYPKKVKLRSYNPAIRGHAGQIKKAVDMMLAARRPIIYAGGGVILGKASDQLTELVRTLGYPITNTLMGIGCYPASDKQHLGWLGMHGTYEANMAMHHSDLILCVGARFDDRVTNATEKFCPGARIIHIDIDPASISKTIDADVPIVGPVDAVLKEMLSLVKESKEKPDADALGSWWKQIEEWRAFHGMRYETSDDVIKPQEVIEMLCRLTNGEAFVTSDVGQHQMFAAQYYKFDKPNRWINSGGLGTMGFGLPAAMGVKLTHPNDEVLCITGEGSIQMNIQELSTCKQYNLPVKIINLNNQALGMVKQWQDMNYESRHSQSYMESLPDFIKLAEAYGHKGVLIDKKADLEAKLKEVLAMKDELVFVDIYVDRFEHVYPMQVARGSMKDMWLSKTERV